ATAGCTTACATAAAGTTGACTTTCCAGCCCCAGAAGGCCCAACAAAAGCAACAGTCTTTCCAGCATCAATATGCATATCAATTCCTGACAATACTTTCTCTTGATTATCATAACCAAAAGTAACATTTGAGTATACTATATTCCCTTTAACATCTCCTAAATCTTTAGCCGAAGACCTATCTTCAATCTCCGGTTTAACTGCTAATAACTTAGTAAAACGCTGAAAACCAGCCATTCCATTTTGAAATTGTTCATTAAAATTGACTAATTTGTGTATCGGTTTTATAAACATTCTAACATAAAAAAGAAAAGCTACTAATTCTCCTACGGTTAATTGATCTAAATAAATATAATATCCCCCAACACCAAGAGTAAGCAATGTAATCATATTACTTAAAAAATTCATACTAGAATAAAAACTAGCTACTGTTTTCATAGCTGCTTCTCTCGATTGACAGTAATTAATATTCTCTACTCTAAATTTTTCTTCCTCAAAGTCCTCATTAGTAAATGATTTAACAACTCTAATCCCACTTAAACTATCCTCAATTTTTGAATTAACCTGACCTAATTTCTCTTTAATGTTTTTAAAAGCTCGGTGCATTCTATGTCCTAATTTAATTGACATATAGATCATAATTGGCAATACTAAAAAAGTAATTACGGTCAACTGCCAATTTACCATAAATAAAATTCCAAAAGATCCCAAAATCATTACTATAGAAATTAGTAAATCTTCTGGACCATGATGAGCTAACTCCGAAATATTATGTAAGTCATTAACTACTCGTGACATTAAATATCCTACTTTATTATTATCATGGAATTTAAAAGATAATTTCTGTAGATGAGTAAATAGATCCCGACGCATATCTGTCTCCATTCTAATTCCAACCACATGCCCCCAATAATGAACTATATATTGTAAAATAAATCTAAGAATATAAAGAACAAATAATCCTCCAATTAATTTCGCTATCATAATGAAATTATGATTAGGAAAATAATTATCTACCATCTCCTTAATAAGAAAAGGGAAAACCAAATCAAGTCCAGACATCATAAAAGCACTACTTATATCAAGTGTAAAAAGCTTCCAATGAGGTTTATAATAATTAAAAAACTTTTTAATCATTAACTTTACCTCCTACTTCTCACATTGTAGCATATCTTAAAATTCAAAACAATATAAAAATACCTAGAACTTATATAATCTTAATAAGTCCTAGGCTAATAAAAAATTAATTATTTTATCTGTTCCTTTACTCTTTCAGTTATTTCATCTAAATTATCATCATTAGGTATATACTGTTCTTTAATTGGATCTAAAAGTTCAAAATCACATTCTTCTAATATATCAGCTACTTGCCCTACACTCTGACCACCCCAGCCGTAAGATCCAAAAGCCAGACCGGTTCGATCTTTAGGTGCTAAACCTTTAAGATAAGTTAGAAAAGATGCTACAGTAGGTAACATATTATTATTTAATGTTGGAGAACCAACACAAATATATTCAGCAGTCATAACATCAGTCATAATATCAGAAATATGATTAACACCGAGTTTCCTCATTTTAGTATTTATATCTTTAGCTTCAAATGCCCGCTGAATACTAGTAGCAATCTTGGCAGTAGACTCCCACATAGTATCATAAATAATTATTGCTTCTTCTTCAGTTTCATTAGCCGACCATTTTTTATATTTCTGAATAATCTCTTCAATATTAGAACGCCAGATTATACCATGAGATGGAGCAATTATCTCAATATCTAAATCTCCTACAGTACCTAACACATTCTGCACTTGACTACTGTAAGGTAGAACTATATTAGCATAATACTTCTTAGCTTCCTCCATAACAATATCATACGGAGTTTGATCATCGAATCGTTCTGAAGATGCATAATGCTGTCCAAAAGCATCATTAGAAAATAATAACTTATCCTCTGGTAAGTAAGATACCATGTTATCTGGCCAATGAACCATAGGTGTTAAGACAAATTCTAAACTTCTTCTTCCTAAATCTAAAGATTCATTTGAATCAATAACCTTAAAGTTCCAGTCTGCATCATAATGAGACTTTAATCCTTTTTCTCCTTTAGGAGAAGTAATCACTGTTGCTTCTTTAGCAACCTCCATAATTTCTGGTAAACTACCAGAATGATCCATCTCTACGTGATTAGATACTACATAATCAATCTCTGCTGGATCAATTATTTCAGAAATTCGTTCCATCATTTCATCACAAAGATACGACTTTACTGTATCAATAAGTGTAACTTTATCATCAATAATTAAATAAGCATTATACGTTGAACCACGATTAGTAGAATAACCATGAAAATTTCTTAAATCCCAATCAATACCTCCAACCCAATAAATATCCTCTTTTACTTCTATCGGTTTCATTTTTCTTCCTCCCTTTTTATTAATTATACTCTATTATTATCATTAAATAATAATAACAATTATTCCTGTTTAAAAAGTGATTTTTTTAACTTTTTTTATTAAATACTACCTTATTTAAAAAAATCAACCGCATAATAAGTACGGCTGACTAAATTTAAAAACAGATTCTATTTAAACTTAATTATTACTGCTGACCTTGCTGACCAGACATTTTTTATTCAGTCCCATACTGTGGTTCTTCTTGCTCAACATAATTAACCCTATTCTTTAAATTATCAATCATAGAATCTAACTGTTGAGCATCTCGCTCCATTAAAATTTAACTTCTTAATTTTATTATGGAGGATTCATCAATAATATAGTCTAGTAGTTTATGTAAACAAATCAAACAATTTATCAGTTATAACCAAAAAAGTCTAAAGACTGGTTGATATACCAGGCTTTAGACTTTAAATCAATAGCATAAAGCCAATATTACTCCTGTTTTTCAAATTGATCCTTTCCTACACCACATAGAGGACAAGTCCAATCATCAGGTAAATCTTCAAAAGGAGTTCCTGGTTCTACTCCAGATTCTGGATCACCTTCTTCTGGATCATATACATACCCACAGACTTCACAACGATATTTATCCATTGTTAGTCACCTCCATTCTATTTTTATATTATATATTGTTAAATAATAACAGTAATTATTTTTATTATATCTACCATTATTAACTTTGTCAACCAATTATAATATCATATTTAATAACTATTATTACTATATTCATTAAAGCAACTTTTTATTGCAGGAATACAGATAACAGAACAGAAGTATAATAGTAATTCATTTAAATTACAATAATAAAAGGGAGTATTATTATGAATAAATTTACAGAAGCAGAAATTTTAAAGTTCCTAGGAAAGCTAGCTAACAAATGGGGAACTGGTCACGATAGCATCACCAGAATTTTAGATAAAGTAGAAAAATTTTTAGATGAAAAAAGCAGTAAAATTGACTTCTTAGATAAAGTTAAATTATTTGTATCTATGCTAAAAGATCACTCAAACCAAAATTATTATATTGATGATGGAATTTTAGGATCAATTATTGCCTGCTTAGCTTACTTGGTATTACCAACTGATCTTGTACCAGACTTCATTCCAATAGCTGGATTTACTGATGATGCCGCTGCCTTTATGCTGGTAATGAATCAAATCAGTAATGAAATACAGCGATATCAAGAATGGAAAAAGGAAAATAATGAACTATCAAAAGAAGAAGTAATCGATATTGAATAAACTATTTATTATCTAAATAACTAAGAACCCATGGCTTTATGGGTTCTTAGTTAAAAGGTGTTTTATAAGCTCTTTATTAATTATTAATGTTCAATTAAATCAATTACTCCTAGCAAGATGTGAGCAGCTCCAAAACCAGCTATCCCCCATCCTAGAGCCGAGTTAATAGAACGCATTCCAAGTCCTAAACCAGTAACTACAGTACCAAGAGCAGTAGGAATTGCTCCTTCCTTAACCTTTCTTACTTTCTGAATAATATCCCTCCTATCTAATTCTATTCTTAGTATAATTTAAGTTAAGAGAGATTACTCAGGTAATTTTTGTTTTAAAATTAATTTGTTAAGTAGTGCGTAAAGCATCAGCCGGTTTAAGCTTTGCTGCTTTTCGAGCAGGAAGAATACAGGTCAGCGCTGTAACAACTACTCCCAAAATAAAAGAATAAATTAAAGTTTTTCCACTGACCACTGGACGCACTACAGGGTTTAATAATATATTCTCACTTACTCCTGACATTGCTGCACTATAATCAATAATCTCTGTTATGGCAATTATCTTCGTAACTGTTCCGCCAATAATTACTCCTACTAAACTACCAACTAATCCCATAACAGTTCCCTCCATGATAAACATAGTCAATATTTCCTGATTCTTTAAGCCTAATGCTGTCATCATTCCAATCTCTTTTGTCCGTTCTTTAACTATCATAATCATGGTATTAACTACTACTATTCCAGCTAAAATAATTAAAAATATATAGACAAAATTATAAATCCTCTGAGCTATCTGTAACATATTAATCATATCGTAACCGCGATTCCAGGAAATAATTTGATAATCTTCGGCCGCTTCTGCTTTCTTAAATACTTCTTTCACTTTAGGCATTATCTGATCTATTTTTCGATAATTAGTAGTCTCTATTAACAGCTCTGTTGCCATACCTGGCATCTCTAACATTCTTTGAGTCTGGTCCAAAGGTAAGTAAAATGCTTTTTTATCTAATAATTTTAAACCACTATCTATTTGACCTACTATTTTAAAAGTAGAACCTCTAAAGGAACCAAAAGAAGTTTGATATAAAAAAGTAATTTTTTCTCCTACATCTAAATTCAATTTTTGCAATAGATCTTTTCCCAGCACAACTTCCTTCTGCCCCTGCTTTACCATTCTCCCATCTGTCAACTTATTCTCAATATTAGTAAATTCTAACTCTTTATCTGGCTGAACTCCCCATCCCATTAGTCTTACTAACTCATCTTTCTGATCTTGAATAACTGCTGCCCTAAACTTAATTCGAGGGAGTGTCCTTTTTACTCCATCAATTTTTGTTAATTTCTGCTCCATATTACTAATCCCTTCACCATTAAATCCATCAACAGGATAATTTAAAGATAATAGTCTCTCTTTTTGTTGATACTCCTGATTAATAATTTTGGCATGTCCAGCCTTATATTGAATATGAAGTGCAAACATATTATCTATCATTCCTACTACTAACCCTTTTACAAAAACAACTAAAGCTACAGATAAAGCAATAGCTAAAATAGATATTGAAGTCCTTAATTTATTACGCAGTAAATTCTTAGATGCTAAATTCCATAAAAATAACACTAATACCGCCTCCTTTATCGATCATAAATAGCTTCTACAGGATCCTTGCGTGCTGCCCACCGAGCCGGTAAAATACTTGCTAATAAGGAAACAATTATACCAAAAGAAATAACAAATAAAAAGGCTGACGGATTCCAATAGCCATACAGTTTTCCCATAATTGGTAATCCCCAATCTTCTACTCCACCAAAAACAGATAAATTAAGTCCTTCAATATTTAAATAAAAAATAACCATACTTCCCATCACTGATCCAATAATTCCACCAATCAAACCAATTCCCATTGCTTCTACCATAAAAGTTAAAATAATTTCTCTTTCTCTTAATCCTAAAGCCTTCATCATGCCAATTTCTTTAGTTCTCTCTAATGAAGATAAAATAATAGTATTCACAATTCCCACTGCAGCAATCAATAATATAACTGACATCATTATTGATTTTTCTATTGTCTCAACCTTACTCATCGCAATAACCTCTCCTGCTGAATCACGCCAGGAATGAGCAGTTAAATTCTGATTATAACTAGTTAACTCTTTTGATAATTTTTCTGTTATTTCTACTGCTTTTTCATCACGATTCAATTTTACCACTACTTGACTAACCTTATTATTTAAATTCAAAGCCTGTTGGGCAATTTCTAAAGGAATATAGATTAAATTATTATTAACTTCAGGATTATTAGTATGTAATAATCCAACAATTTCAGCATCAATAGTATTAAACGAATCATCTGGAGTTCTAAAAAGTAAAGTAAAATAATCGCCAACTTCTAATTCCATTAAGTCAGCTAATCTCTTTCCAAATACTGCTTCATATTTCCCATCTTTAATCATTCTACCTTTAATTAAATATTGTTCAGTAGTAAAGACTCTTTTATGCTGTTGAGGTTTAATTCCACAAGCTATAACAGGTAATTCATCAATACCATTATTGAGATTAGCCGAAAATTTCAATTGCAGTGATAAAGCTTTGAAATAAGAAATCTCTTTAATTATCTGCAATAATTCCTGATCTTGATATATAAAATCTTCCAACGGTAGTTCTTCTTGCTTAGCCCAATATT
This genomic interval from Sporohalobacter salinus contains the following:
- a CDS encoding ABC transporter ATP-binding protein, with the translated sequence MIKKFFNYYKPHWKLFTLDISSAFMMSGLDLVFPFLIKEMVDNYFPNHNFIMIAKLIGGLFVLYILRFILQYIVHYWGHVVGIRMETDMRRDLFTHLQKLSFKFHDNNKVGYLMSRVVNDLHNISELAHHGPEDLLISIVMILGSFGILFMVNWQLTVITFLVLPIMIYMSIKLGHRMHRAFKNIKEKLGQVNSKIEDSLSGIRVVKSFTNEDFEEEKFRVENINYCQSREAAMKTVASFYSSMNFLSNMITLLTLGVGGYYIYLDQLTVGELVAFLFYVRMFIKPIHKLVNFNEQFQNGMAGFQRFTKLLAVKPEIEDRSSAKDLGDVKGNIVYSNVTFGYDNQEKVLSGIDMHIDAGKTVAFVGPSGAGKSTLCKLLPRFYDINEGEILIDGHNIKDITLESLRKKIGIVQQDVFLFNGTVRDNIAYGKLDADREEIIAAAKKANAHQFILDLEQGYETNIGERGVKLSGGQKQRISIARSFLKNPPILILDEATSSLDNESEKIIQKSLQKLAEDRTTLVIAHRLSTVKDADQIIVLTDDGIIERGEHSELINKQQGTYKKLYKRQFDDSLTT
- a CDS encoding FprA family A-type flavoprotein; the encoded protein is MKPIEVKEDIYWVGGIDWDLRNFHGYSTNRGSTYNAYLIIDDKVTLIDTVKSYLCDEMMERISEIIDPAEIDYVVSNHVEMDHSGSLPEIMEVAKEATVITSPKGEKGLKSHYDADWNFKVIDSNESLDLGRRSLEFVLTPMVHWPDNMVSYLPEDKLLFSNDAFGQHYASSERFDDQTPYDIVMEEAKKYYANIVLPYSSQVQNVLGTVGDLDIEIIAPSHGIIWRSNIEEIIQKYKKWSANETEEEAIIIYDTMWESTAKIATSIQRAFEAKDINTKMRKLGVNHISDIMTDVMTAEYICVGSPTLNNNMLPTVASFLTYLKGLAPKDRTGLAFGSYGWGGQSVGQVADILEECDFELLDPIKEQYIPNDDNLDEITERVKEQIK
- the rd gene encoding rubredoxin; this translates as MDKYRCEVCGYVYDPEEGDPESGVEPGTPFEDLPDDWTCPLCGVGKDQFEKQE
- a CDS encoding YkvA family protein: MNKFTEAEILKFLGKLANKWGTGHDSITRILDKVEKFLDEKSSKIDFLDKVKLFVSMLKDHSNQNYYIDDGILGSIIACLAYLVLPTDLVPDFIPIAGFTDDAAAFMLVMNQISNEIQRYQEWKKENNELSKEEVIDIE
- a CDS encoding asparagine synthase — translated: MQKVRKVKEGAIPTALGTVVTGLGLGMRSINSALGWGIAGFGAAHILLGVIDLIEH
- a CDS encoding FtsX-like permease family protein, with the protein product MLFLWNLASKNLLRNKLRTSISILAIALSVALVVFVKGLVVGMIDNMFALHIQYKAGHAKIINQEYQQKERLLSLNYPVDGFNGEGISNMEQKLTKIDGVKRTLPRIKFRAAVIQDQKDELVRLMGWGVQPDKELEFTNIENKLTDGRMVKQGQKEVVLGKDLLQKLNLDVGEKITFLYQTSFGSFRGSTFKIVGQIDSGLKLLDKKAFYLPLDQTQRMLEMPGMATELLIETTNYRKIDQIMPKVKEVFKKAEAAEDYQIISWNRGYDMINMLQIAQRIYNFVYIFLIILAGIVVVNTMIMIVKERTKEIGMMTALGLKNQEILTMFIMEGTVMGLVGSLVGVIIGGTVTKIIAITEIIDYSAAMSGVSENILLNPVVRPVVSGKTLIYSFILGVVVTALTCILPARKAAKLKPADALRTT
- a CDS encoding ABC transporter permease; this encodes MFFIRLALKNLTRHKRRVLVTASIIALGIAIFLIYDSIQLGINKLSFNNIKNLETGDLQVVNEEYWAKQEELPLEDFIYQDQELLQIIKEISYFKALSLQLKFSANLNNGIDELPVIACGIKPQQHKRVFTTEQYLIKGRMIKDGKYEAVFGKRLADLMELEVGDYFTLLFRTPDDSFNTIDAEIVGLLHTNNPEVNNNLIYIPLEIAQQALNLNNKVSQVVVKLNRDEKAVEITEKLSKELTSYNQNLTAHSWRDSAGEVIAMSKVETIEKSIMMSVILLIAAVGIVNTIILSSLERTKEIGMMKALGLREREIILTFMVEAMGIGLIGGIIGSVMGSMVIFYLNIEGLNLSVFGGVEDWGLPIMGKLYGYWNPSAFLFVISFGIIVSLLASILPARWAARKDPVEAIYDR